The following proteins are co-located in the Apis mellifera strain DH4 linkage group LG9, Amel_HAv3.1, whole genome shotgun sequence genome:
- the LOC113218544 gene encoding protein PFC0760c-like isoform X1: MTKLLYVYILLFEMDIIASVKNNNNEDKIQMIFEMLKQQIDEYNIISKKNKISRTELRKEKIQKLVTEEKHLSTEFQKIKKELKRYEKKYEKALKKKVKLLKIQIEEDRRKLEATKQKYYKLETYVNIAEKIKSKKKSKPLKVKMMLPKFIQKNLPLSKKIKIKIKKNEKLVKIIKPTMNTRECKIVLQRLTEEQMNKYISQNRLSQERITKKRITRDSLKKNNENEISTIYPRWHIKIPKSVFQESLLRINNFNLNSTSISKDVI, encoded by the exons ATGACTAAgctattatatgtatatatcttattGTTCGAAATGGATATAATTGCaagtgtaaaaaataataacaatgaagataaaattcaaatgatttttGAGATGCTTAAACAACAAATAGATGAGtacaatattataagtaagaaaaataaaatatcaagaacagaattaagaaaggaaaaaatccaaaaattagtGACAGAAGAAAAACATTTGTCCACagagtttcaaaaaattaaaaaagaattaaaacgttatgaaaaaaaatatgaaaaggcattaaaaaagaaagtgaaactattgaaaatacaaattgaaGAGGATCGACGTAAATTAGAAGctacaaaacaaaaatattacaaattagaaACTTACGTAAATATAgcagaaaagataaaatcaaaaaaaaaaagtaaaccaTTAAAAGTCAAGATGATGTTAcctaaatttatacaaaagaatCTACCACTtagtaaaaagattaaaatcaaaattaagaaaaacgaaaaattag taaaaattataaaacctaCAATGAATACTCGAGaatgtaaaattgtattacaaaGATTGACGGAAGAgcaaatgaacaaatatattagtCAAAATAGGTTAAGTCAAGAACGTATAACAAAAAAGCGTATAACACgagattctttaaaaaaaaataatgaaaatgaaataagtaCGATTTATCCAAGATGgcatataaaaattccaaaatcagTATTTCAAGAAAGTCTCTTacgcattaataattttaatctaaattcaaCTTCTATCTCAAAagatgttatataa
- the LOC113218544 gene encoding uncharacterized protein LOC113218544 isoform X2: MTKLLYVYILLFEMDIIASVKNNNNEDKIQMIFEMLKQQIDEYNIIKFQKIKKELKRYEKKYEKALKKKVKLLKIQIEEDRRKLEATKQKYYKLETYVNIAEKIKSKKKSKPLKVKMMLPKFIQKNLPLSKKIKIKIKKNEKLGRREMHFINDINGQSVSSNLSSNLVKIIKPTMNTRECKIVLQRLTEEQMNKYISQNRLSQERITKKRITRDSLKKNNENEISTIYPRWHIKIPKSVFQESLLRINNFNLNSTSISKDVI; encoded by the exons ATGACTAAgctattatatgtatatatcttattGTTCGAAATGGATATAATTGCaagtgtaaaaaataataacaatgaagataaaattcaaatgatttttGAGATGCTTAAACAACAAATAGATGAGtacaatattataa agtttcaaaaaattaaaaaagaattaaaacgttatgaaaaaaaatatgaaaaggcattaaaaaagaaagtgaaactattgaaaatacaaattgaaGAGGATCGACGTAAATTAGAAGctacaaaacaaaaatattacaaattagaaACTTACGTAAATATAgcagaaaagataaaatcaaaaaaaaaaagtaaaccaTTAAAAGTCAAGATGATGTTAcctaaatttatacaaaagaatCTACCACTtagtaaaaagattaaaatcaaaattaagaaaaacgaaaaattaggTAGGCGTGAAATGcactttataaatgatattaatggaCAAAGTGTATCTTCtaatttatcttctaatttagtaaaaattataaaacctaCAATGAATACTCGAGaatgtaaaattgtattacaaaGATTGACGGAAGAgcaaatgaacaaatatattagtCAAAATAGGTTAAGTCAAGAACGTATAACAAAAAAGCGTATAACACgagattctttaaaaaaaaataatgaaaatgaaataagtaCGATTTATCCAAGATGgcatataaaaattccaaaatcagTATTTCAAGAAAGTCTCTTacgcattaataattttaatctaaattcaaCTTCTATCTCAAAagatgttatataa
- the LOC107964964 gene encoding uncharacterized protein LOC107964964, whose product MKLFIFFCLLMTLCAAQWPGNSLQQASEAVKKAKNSVQTILSDLNRSKSSIKRDAEQKIYLYQTQSANQMLNNRNFILNYIKEKREDANKSGKNADDCLDAITNKVNNAYQKEYSSLNQCKNQAMQSIEAELQVLDAQEIIGKKLLNELDRVVLDCYNSNATQMASCIFIKVGYINQRIRQYEQEISQAKRQIQNNQLKILSMQASCNSNAQSRLQTVTSQAIYDTTDCLKD is encoded by the exons atgaagttatttatttttttttgtcttctaATGACCCTCTGTGCTGCACAA tggCCTGGTAATTCATTACAGCAAGCAAGTGAAGCTGTGAAAAAAGCTAAAAATTCAGTTCAAACTATTCTATCGGATTTAAATCGTTCTAAATCTTCCATAAAGAGAGATGCAGAACagaaaatttacttatatcaAACTCAATCTGCAAATCAAATGCTCAACAATAGaaactttattcttaattatattaaa gaaaaaagagaagacgCAAACAAATCAGGCAAAAATGCTGATGATTGCTTGGATGCCATCACAAATAAAGTGAATAATGCTTATCAAAAAGAATATAGTAGTCTTAATCAATGTAAAAATCAAGCAATGCAAAGTATTGAAGCAGAGTTACAAGTGCTTGATGCTCAAGAAATA attggaaagaaattgttaaatgaATTGGATCGTGTCGTTCTAGATTGTTATAATTCAAATGCTACACAAATGGCaagttgtatatttataaaagttggatatattaatcaaagaatTCGTCAATATGAACAAGAAATTTCACAGGCAAAAAgacaaatacaaaataatcaattaaaaatattgtcaatGCAAGCTTCTTGCAATTCAAATGCTCAATCTAGATTACAAACTGTAACTTCTCAAGCTATATATGACACAACAGATTGTCTCAAAGACTAA